ttGCGTCACAGGGTactaaaggggagggggggccGAAAGAGCtctctccctctgtcaaaacccTTACAGTATGAGGTCGCTTCTGACTGCAGCTgcaagggttaaactgccagaaCCAAAGTTTTTTTTCGGTCTCATCAGtacagcagggtcccggctttgtCATACAGCTGATACCCTGCCGCGATCTTATAGGTACACTGGGCagtacccacgagaaccatggacgtgtCTACTTGTCAAGGTGAGGGAACGTGCATTCCCCCTGgaagtgtatacacgtccatggtcgttaaggggttaaagaacttttatttattttttttaaagtagtaaaacataatgAAAATGATATAATTTGATTATTATTGGGATTGTGCCGACATGgtaaataaagagaacatgttaaTTTTGCCGCACAGTGAATAACATACATACATTTTGTTCCATTATGCAGtatatttcatggtaaaatggtaggtgtaattacaaagtacaattggtcccgcaaaaaacaaaccatgtagatggaaaaatatattttaataaataaaatatgttttcttCTTGGCAGATTCTTccaccaggagatcagaggagaatcttatatcttcagattataaagcagatgatgatatcacacaagatacatatgaagaacattccattatcccagatacaccctcagcccttcacagccaagatctgtcatctcatcctgttATACAAGTCCAACCTAAAGATTCATCAGAGGCTGTTAAGCAAAATAATGaggagccattttcatgttcagaatgtgggaaatgttttacttggaaATACTCTCTTgttagacataaaaaaaaacacacaggagagaaactattttcatgttcagaatgtggaaaatgttttgctgTGAAATCATCTCTTGTTgatcatcaaagaactcacacaggagagaagccattttcatgtgcagaatgtgggagatGTTTTACTGTGAAATCATCTCTTGCTgatcatcaaagaactcacacaggggagaagccattttcatgtgcagaatgtgggagatGTTTTAGTCACAAATCTTATCTTGgtaaacatcaaagaattcacacaggagcgaagccattttcatgtccagaatgttggAAATGTTTTCCTGACAAATCATCTCTTGTGAGTCATCaacgaattcacacaggagaaaagccatatttatgtttagaatgtgggaaatgttttgctcataAGTTATCTCTTGTAGTTCATcaaagaagtcacacaggagagaagccattttcatgttcagaatgtggaatatATTTTACTCATAAGTTATCTCTTGTTATTCATCAAagaaatcacacaggagagaggccatttttatgtccagaatgtggaaaatgttataaCAATAAATCAcagcttgttaaacatcaaaaaagtcacacaggagaaaaatgtggaaaatgtggaaaatgttttacttcaAGTTCActtcttgttgaacatcaaaaaTCTCACAAAGtaaaaaagccattttcatgtccagaatgtggaatATGTTTTAAGCGGAAATCAATACTtggtcaacatcaaagaactcacacaggagagaagccatttttatgttcagaatgtgggagatGTTTTACTCATGAATCGCATCTTGTTGAAcatgaaaaaacacacacaagagaaatgccattttcatgttcagaatgtgggaaatgttttatatcTAAATCAAATCTTATCATACATCAAAAAAACCACACAGAGgaaaaaccattttcatgttcagaatgtgggaaatgttttacatttaaaaCACGTCTTGTcacacatcaaagaactcacacaggagagaaaccattttcatgcccAGAATGTCGTAAACATTTTACTCAGCAATCAATACTTATCAGGcatctaagaattcacacaggagagagaccattttcatgttcagaatgtggaaaatgttttaaacaGAAACcacatcttgttaaacataaaataacccacacaggaaagaagccattttcatgttcagaatgtgggaaatgttttactgagaaatcaaatcttgttaagcatcaaagaattcacacaggagagaagccattttcatgttcagaatgtaggaaatgttttactgagaaatcacaTCTTATCAACcatctaagaattcacacaggagagaagccaattcagagcaataaatgatgcagataagacatctatatattaaccatgtacataggatatctgacatttatacatatatcatatactgcatctccaaacttgttcccaattgttaataaaagttttcttttagaacgtagtcaccgatccagcgatgtcatcactatagtttacatggtaggaaaagagtgtgatatatggttgtgatattcactgctcctcATGGTGAAGACCCAACAGGCATAATCTATGGGGAGCTGCTACTGGAGACCCAAACACCTCAGAGAGAAGGGACTTATTCCAGTGATGAAGAATTCCAGGACATGACCAGATTAGAGACAcaaaatcacttctatcttctggcTTCTAGGACATTATTCTGATGGAAGAACTTTACACATTATATAAAGTCCTATAGGTGTTGGGGAACATTTATAGACAATTGTTCGCCCCGGCTGTCATGGCGTATCATAGGCCCCCTGCCTCCATATTACACAGGTCTGATGGAGGAAcagggtaagtaagggttaatgTTTGTGGTTCTAACAATAACTGTACAGGGATATATAAGAAGTAAGGAATATATGAGGGTAATCATTACCAAAAccccccgtcacgccccctcccatagacttgcattgaggagggcggggcgtgacatcatatgGGGGAGGAGTCGTAATGTGGTTGGGAgacataagacttggagcctccagcgcttcctgctgtgctcaaaggtgggtgctgcatgctagattgtgggggtccccagcgatgggacccccgcaatcagacatcttatcccctatcttttggataggggataagatgtcttagggctggagtacccctttaattgggggCCTCTCACACCCTCCAATATACACTTTCAGGGCTATGCTTCTGCAGAGAGGTTCAATTTGGCTCagttcattttattttaatagctgCTGCCAAGGATCTCTGTCTAAAATGTCACCAGCCTCCCCTGGCGAGGATTTAGGAATTTAGGGGATTTGTTTCCCTCGATTTAAATGGACCGCCGCACAGGATAGGTGCTAATGTTACCAAACCTGTATGACACTAATAGTTACTGCTGGATGGATTCCAATATACACCGGTGAGACATCTAACTATTGAACTTAATGGGGCTCCTTAATAGAGGCCGTTTATGGATATGTAAGAGTGACAAATATGTGGTTGGTACATTTTGGACACTTACAGTTACTATTGTACAGTTGTCATTCTCCCAGATATCATCTAGGGTAAATATAGGTGGCCGATATACTGATATGATAACTGTAGGTTACCGATATATTGTGATTTaaatagtaccgtatatactcgagtataagccgacccgaatataagccgacgcCCCTAATTTCATcaccaaaacccaggaaaagttattgactcgactataagcctagggtgggaaatacatcattccccccatgtcatcatccagatccccttcatcatcaccacctgtcaatcccttcagccatcggctgtccaggcatgctgggagttggttttgaaacctctggaggtccgcaggttgaagaccactgcggccttcgtcataatccagcccccccccccccttttttttgttttgtactcgcctcccctcggcgggaaggaagggtgagctggtccgggccaactatgctgcagggaccgtccggtagggagggttagtcgttgcgggctgtccattttaacctcttctccacgctccaggcctgccccggactaatGACGTCCCTGTGCGGtgttgtcaaggcaacatcactagtccagggccggcccggagcgcggagaagagtgcccccccggtgaaaatggacagcccggaacgactaaccctccccaccggacggtccctgcagcatagatggcccggaacagctcaacattccttcccaccgaggggaggtgagtacaaaactaaaggggggtctggatgatgacaaaggccgcagtggtcttcaacctgaagacctccagaggtttcaaaactacaactcccagcatgcccaggcatgcttggagttgtacttttgcaacatctggaggtccggaggttgaagaccactgaggagggattgacaggcggagagatcactggagtataagccgaggggggcgttttcagcacaaaaaatcatgcagaaaaactcggcttatactcgagtatatacggtatatgatcTTTTATGCCTGAGATGACCTTTTGGTCTATGATGGAGAAGTTTGGCCAGGCACTTACCGGCCACAAATATGCAAGAACGCGTGCACACCGATGTCAGATCGGGCGCATGCATATATATACAGGAACACATACGACACTGCGGATCGCTAAATGGTTGAGCACGTGAGTATGCAGGAGAATATCACGTGATTGTGGCTGGTCACATGGGTCGGAGATCGCAGCGGATGTTACTCTAGCTGTGCAGACACGTGCATAGTGACATTGGCTATGTTTACATAACTATATGCACACATTGGTCCTGTCATAGGAAATCACGATTGGTGTGTTGCGGTAGGAGCGGGTGACGTGATGTAAGGTCCTTTATATAGATTGGTCCATAGCCAGAATTGGGAGTATGGCGAGTATTGATTGGCACTGCTGTGTATAAGAGAAGCGTGGGGATTGGCTGAGAGGGCTGATTGATGAGATCATCCCAGCACCATATAAAAAAGGCTTGTTTGGGTCTGACACTCAATGCTGTCAGTCCTTCTCCTTGATTAAGCCACGTGAGTGTCGAAACATGTTGGGGTGTGACAGTTATTTGTTTTAATTGCGCCTCCATTGTGTCCAGTATACTGTATGATCACATGGTCATGGCAAAAATGAAAGTCTAGTGAGCCATATGATAGTCCGTGCCTGCAGTGCACAGCCGGGTAACGGACATTGATATCCCAACGCATGGAATTTCCACCGATGGTTGAAACCTTAGTCCTTCTGTCCAACTACCACATACATAAGTGGTTTCCAAAAATAGAGAAGTAGAATGTATTATTATCGAGAGAAATAAATCTCGGAAGAGGAGGTAATATTTATTGTGCCAGGGCTCTAGGCCTTTGGTTGCCAAAGGGAACAAGAATCCATCCTCTGCTGCTAATTAATCCCTGGTGGATAATTCCGCGTGTGACCCGCTAGTGACACCTTTCAGAATCTTATAGTAACACAATTGGGGATGTGTTTTTAAGGTGTTTCTCACCTTTTAATTTGTATCACAcagtaaaagttacattttatttgtaaCACATGTATTTAAGAGTTTTTTTTCTAACCCCTAGGGGATATATTGTTGTGAGCTGCTTGtctacccacacttcctgtatttggactcctcacagagacacataggcaatagaccaaaaatacacacatcttttttttttgttttacaaatatatatcacaaatatacatataatggtaatatctacattatataaaaagtctttgctaatgacaggttcactttaacggGGTAATGGATGGGGATGGAAAAGAGAATTTCATTTCTGGTCTTTCCCCACTTGCGGTTATTAGTAAAGAAATAGGTTTATTTGGCCTCTGGAGGGTAAGAAGCCCAAGTGCTCTATTCTTTTCCTGTTGGAGTAAGACCCATCAGAATAGATCGTGATTATTTCACCTACAAAAGACTGACTATACAACTATGAAAGAACAAAAacctttatctatatatatataaaactcaacgtgtgtgtgtgtgtatgtatgtgtgtatatgtgtgtgttccagaatcacgtccaaacggctaaagatattaacatgacacttggcacacatgttacttaggtcgagacaggaggttgagataggaggacaggataggaggaagggataggaggtcgggataggcggttgagataggaggttgaaatatgaggaagggataggaggtcgagataggaggtcaagataggaggtcgagataggacggcataggaggactggataggaggttggaataggaggacaggataggaggacgggatgggaggttgagataggaggatgggatgggaggtcaggaaaggaggtcgggataggaggtcgagatatgaggacaggatgggaggtcgggatacgaggacgtgataggaggtcgagataggaggtcgagataggaggtcgagataggaggtcgagataggaggacgggataggaggacgggataggaggtcgggataggaggacgggataggaggtcgggataggaggtcgtggtatgaggacgggatatgaggttgggaaatgacaacaatatatgaggacgggatatgaagtcaaaagcttcttcctttgttgattttcctccccaacaagggttaggaagggaaaaccgggcaacgccgggtactcaactAATTATATAGGAACAATACAAAACAACAAGGCAGCCCTCCCATTATCCAACCCCGAAAGAACAATAGATGAGGAGCATGTATAGGAATATCCACACCTTTTACCTCTGCCAACACAATCATTACCATATACCCTGTAGTATGTACTTTACATGATGCTGACAATATTAAACAATAAAGAGATCCTGGAGAGATcctggagagctggagatacccaaTTAAGCGCTCCTGTATCTCTGGctattccatagagatacatggagggcacATGgcaacccttcagatgctgttcTAAAAACTCTTGAAGGATGTGATaggatttatttaataaaaaagggAAGAAGCCCGTAAAAAGCTCCTGTGAAACAGACTGTTGTCTCCACCCCCTGCTCACCTCCCCGCCGCACCGCTTACCTACCTGGGGATTTGTTACCCCAAGTGTAGGAAGAAATCCAGCTTTACTCAAGAATAAAGCATGAAAAATTATACTGGATGAGGGCATTGAGTTTTTCTACAGTTTCTCTACTTGTTACCGTATGGTGGACTTCTATACACACGCAGTAGCACCCCCAGCAAGCTATAGCGGTTGTACCATATATCCAGTTAAGCAGAACGTCACATCTTGCAGTGCCTAGGCCACTTCCACTcgtatatcattaaaaaaaaaggtgtctgctccaggaaggaaggaggagggcaggccagacaggtactggtagtgggggactctattattagggggacagacagggcgatctgtcacaaagaccgcgatcatcgaacagtgtgttgtcttcctggcgctcaagtTCAGCACATCACGGATCTGGTTGACCAGTTACTGGGagaggctggagaagacccagcggtcatggtacatattggcaccaatgacaaagtaagaggtaggtggagtattCTTAAAAATTATtgcagggacttaggccacaagctgaaggagaggacctccaaggtaatattctctgaaatattacctgtaccacaagccacaGTAAtatgaaacagagggtggttattaatggtacttattctgattgggtgactgttactagtggggaccacaggggtcagttttgcatcatctgcaaagattattctatttaatatatttattaccgTGACAAGGGATTGTATAGTAAAGCATTcatctttgcagatgatgctaaactcttaagtggttaacacaatagaggacattgCACTGTGTAttatagataacacaatagaggacagtgcactgtatatagtagataacacagtgGAGGACAGTGCATTGTACATAGTAGACAacgcaatagaggacagtgcactgctaCAAAtcaatctggataggttggaggtttggactgggaagtggcagaagaggttcaacactgataaatgtaaggtattgcacatggggaggaaaaatccgggctctATATAGCTCTAAAGGTGAGCCAAAGATTgccaaacggctctcccatagagctatatgaagGGGGAGTGGCGGCCCCCATTTTGGGTGGAGGTCATGTTGAGCCCCTGTgatggagagccggggctccaaatagcagatcgtggggggctccagttttttttttcatgatattcatgatttaattctaccgctgtacaaaccactagtcagaccacacatagaatactgtgtacagtactgggcaccagtgtacaagaaagatatagtggagctggagagggttcaaagacgggcaaccagggtaatacggggaatgggaggactacagtacccagaaagattatcagaattggggttatttagattaaaaaaaagaaggcttaggggcgacctaataactatgtataaatatatcaggggacagtacagagatctctcccatgatctatttatacccaggactgtatctataacaagggatacaggttgaacttgatggactctggtctttttttcaaccttatgatctatgggggagatctatgaaaacctgtccggaggaaaagttgcccatagcaaccaatcagctcgcttctttcatttttaataaggctgTGTATAATAGGGGCAGATCAGACCCCCGGTAGAGCCATTGTTTTTATCCCCTCCCATTTCCCATAGTGATCCATCCCCTGTCTTTCACCTCTTTATATCCCTATTGCGCTCATAGACACCCATTAGTCTCAATTATCTAATACTTTGCATACCTATTGTTGGGTCCTTGTTCATTCCTTGGTGTTGTCCGGTATCAGTATTCCTGCTAAATTGGATAAATCATCCCCCCAAAGTCTCAGTCTCTCTAGTGATCTTTTGATCAGGTTACATTACTCCAAAAATGCATCTCCTGGAATTCATGGTATTCGTCTGACTACCTGTCTTAAACCCTTCTATTCTACACACTACGGTATTGGGGCGGGGTTACCAACTTCGCGCACAGCCGGGCCGTAGACGGCAATACGCCCGCTCCGTTTGCGAGCGTCACAGAGCGGGCGGGGACTGTGCGCTATGTAACGTCCGCCGGAAACCGGTAGTGACGACAGACGCCGGCACCTCGCTACACCAAGCGAGCAGAGCTGGACTGAGAACCGCTCCCTGCGCAACTGCAGGAAATGCCGTGCCCGTACTTCGAGACAGCTAACCGTGAGTACTACTGGAGGGACTGaattgttccttgttcttccttCCAGGACGGGCACTGATTGCAATTTCTCATGCCTGTTTTTTCCTAGGTGGTAGAAGCAGCTACGGATTATTggcccccaaaaagcatttcttTTTAGGACACAGGAGTGGAGCATTCTTTTCCTTACAGGATCAATTGAGCCGGCTTTATTAGTCCTATGATGTTATATATTTTGTTATGAGGGGACCTCATGCTGCACACACCATAAGCTTGATTATATGCTTTGGTCAATTATATTTAACTCTTCCCTGATGAAACCACCGTCTACTaggtggtagaaacgcgtcggcGGTTCTGTATAATATTCCATTTGTGCATTTGGGGCTGGCAGGGCCCAGCAGAGTCTCAATATGCTTGGTTACTAATGGTGATGATCAATTTCATGTCTAATTTTCATTTGGTGTTGGAATACACGGGCACTTTCTTATTACTGGtggattttaaatagaaatctagtaaaagttatgtattaAGCACACCTGGTTGGAACACTTATTAGTTGTTACTAATTATTATTtgatttttaataaggcctctgcaaaataaaagtagcgatatgattggttgctgtgggcaacttttcctttgcaggtTTTTATACATCTTCCCCTTTGTTACTATGTTTatactataataaatgtatatactataatactataatacatgtatatactataatactataatacatgtatatactataatactataatacatgtatatactataatactataatacatgtatatcctataatactataatacatgtatatcctataatactataatacatgtatatactataatactataatacatgtatatactataatactataatacatgtatatactataatactataatacatgtatatactataatactataatacatgtatatactataatactataatacatgtatatactataatactataatacatgtatatcctataatactataatacatgtatatactataatactataatacatgaatatactataatacatgtatacactataatactataatacatgtatatactataatacatgtatatactataacactataatacctgtatatactataatacatgtatatactataatacatgtatatactataatacatgtatatactataatacatgtatatactataatactataatacatgtatatactataatactataatacgtgtatatactataatactataatacgtgtatatactataatactataatacatgtatatactataatactataatacatgtatacactataatactataatacatgtatatactataatacagacatttagtgtattttgtcctgttattgtcggtgtccatacatcttcttatccacatagacacctacagtcaccgtcctctgacatatacactataatacatgtatatactataatactataatacatgtatatactataatactataatacatgtatatactataatacacgtatatactataatactataatacacgtatatactataatactataatacatgtatatactataatacatgtatatactataatactataatacatgtatatactataatactataatacatgtatatactataatacgtctatatactataatactataatacatgtatatactataatactataatacatgtatatactataatacagacatttagtgtattgtgtcctgttattgtcggtgtccatacatcttcttatccacatagacacctacagtcaccgtcctctgacatatacactataatacatgtatatactataatactataatacatgtatatactataatactataatacatgtatatactataatactataatacatgtatatactataatgctataatacatgtatatactataatgctataatacatgtatatactataatactataatacatgtatatactataatactataatacatgtatatgctataatactataatacttgtatatactataatactataatacatgtatatactataatacatgtatatactataatactataatacatgtatatgctataatactataatacatgtatatactataatactataatacatgtatatactataatacatttatatactataatacatgtatacactataatactataatacatgtatatactataatactataatacatgtatatactataatactataatacatgtatatactataatacatgtatatactataatacatgtatatactataatactataatacatgtatatactataatacatttatatactataatactataatacatgtatacactataatactataatacatgtatatactataatacatgtatatactataatgctataatacatgtatatgctataatactataatacatgtatatactataatactataatacatgtatatactataatactataatacatgta
Above is a genomic segment from Hyla sarda isolate aHylSar1 chromosome 1, aHylSar1.hap1, whole genome shotgun sequence containing:
- the LOC130297606 gene encoding oocyte zinc finger protein XlCOF6-like — encoded protein: MNNINALQTDVSSDEQYKEDIPAGKDLIYINATDIKEEEEETDVSDDEQYKEDIPAGKDLIYINAADIKEEEETDVSDDEQYKEDIPTGEDLININATDIKEEEETDVSGDEQYKEGIPTGEDLININATDIKEEEETDVSSDEQYKDYIPTDSSTRRSEENLISSDYKADDDITQDTYEEHSIIPDTPSALHSQDLSSHPVIQVQPKDSSEAVKQNNEEPFSCSECGKCFTWKYSLVRHKKKHTGEKLFSCSECGKCFAVKSSLVDHQRTHTGEKPFSCAECGRCFTVKSSLADHQRTHTGEKPFSCAECGRCFSHKSYLGKHQRIHTGAKPFSCPECWKCFPDKSSLVSHQRIHTGEKPYLCLECGKCFAHKLSLVVHQRSHTGEKPFSCSECGIYFTHKLSLVIHQRNHTGERPFLCPECGKCYNNKSQLVKHQKSHTGEKCGKCGKCFTSSSLLVEHQKSHKVKKPFSCPECGICFKRKSILGQHQRTHTGEKPFLCSECGRCFTHESHLVEHEKTHTREMPFSCSECGKCFISKSNLIIHQKNHTEEKPFSCSECGKCFTFKTRLVTHQRTHTGEKPFSCPECRKHFTQQSILIRHLRIHTGERPFSCSECGKCFKQKPHLVKHKITHTGKKPFSCSECGKCFTEKSNLVKHQRIHTGEKPFSCSECRKCFTEKSHLINHLRIHTGEKPIQSNK